The sequence CGCGCCCAGAGCCAGCCCTGCCCCAGGGTGCAGCCGAGCGCCTGCAGCCGGGCGGCCTGCTCGGGCACCTCGACGCCCTCGGCGATCGCGGACAGCCCGAGCGCGCCGGCGAGGCTGACCACGGCCGCGGCGAGGGTGCCGTCCCCGCCGGTCGCCAGCTCCAGGACGAAGGACCGGTCGATCTTCAGGTGGTCGACGGGAAGGCGCTGGAGGTAGGCCAGCGAGGAGTAGCCGACGCCGAAGTCGTCGATGGCGACCGAGACGCCGACCTCGCGCAGCGCCAGCAGCGTCTCGCGGCTCGCGGCGGGGTCGCCCATGATCGCCGACTCGGTGATCTCCAGGCACAGCGCGGACGCGGGCACCCCGTGCTTCTCGAGGACCCCGGTGACGGTGCCGAGCAGGCGGGGGTCGCCCAGCTGCAGCGCCGACAGGTTGACGTTGACGCGGCGCGGGGCGAGCCGGCCGAGCTCGGTGCGCCAGCGTGCCAGCTGGGCGCACGCGGCGTCGAGGACGTGGGCGGTGAGGCCGGTGATGAGCTGGTGGTTCTCGGCGAGGGCGACGAAGACCTGCGGCGGCACGTCGCCGCGCACCGGGTGGCGCCAGCGGGCGAGCGCCTCCACGGCGGGCAGGGGCTCGCTGAGCAGCGGGTCCGACGCCGTGGCCATCTCCACGACCGGCTGGTAGGCGACGGTGACCTGGCCGGTGTCGATCGCCGCGCGCAGGTCCGCCAGCAGCTGCAGGGTGTCGCGGGCGACGACCCGGGTCTCGTCGTCGCAGACCGCGAACCGGTTCTTGCCGCGCGCCTTGGCGTCGTACATGGCGATGTCGGCGTCGCGGAGCAGGTCCTGGGCCGTGGCGTGGGAGACCCCGGCGCGGGCCACGCCCATGCTCGCCGACGGGTGCACGAGCACCCCGGTGACGGTGAGCGGGCGGGTGCAGACGTCGAGCAGGCGCCGGGCGAGCACCTCGGCCTCGGCGTCGTCGCGGACGCCGTGGCACACGACGACGAACTCGTCGCCGCCCATCCGCGTCACCACGTCGCCGTCGCGGACCGCCCCGCGCAGGCGGCGGGCGACCTCGACGAGCATGGAGTCCCCGGCGTCGTGGCCGAGCGAGTCGTTGATGGTCTTGAAGTTGTCGAGGTCGAGGAAGAGCACCGCGAGCAGCGGGTCGACCCCCGCCGGGCCGGCGAGGCCGGCCTGCAGGCTCTCGAACAGCGCGGCCCGGTTGGGCAGGCCCGTGAGCGCGTCGTGGCGGGCCTGGTAGGCCAGCTGCTGCTCGAAGGCCACCCGCTCGGTGACGTCCTCGGCGGTGCCGACGAAGCTCGGACCGTGGCCCGGGGTGTGCGCCGGGGCGAGCCGGAGGTGGACGAGCCGGCGGCCGCCGTCGACGCTGCGGAGGGCGGCGACCACGTCGGACTCCGCGCCCTGCAGCGCGGCCGCCGCGCAGTCGCTCACCGCGGCCAGGTCGTCCGGGTCGACCAGGTGCAGCCAGCCCGTGCCGAGCAGCGACTCCGCCGGCAGGCCGACCATCCGGGCGAAGGCGTCGTTGACGTGGGCCAGGCGCATGCCGACGTCGGACAGGACCGTGGGGACCGGGTTCTGCTCGGTGAGGGCGAGGAAGCGGCGCTCGTAGGCCTGCGCGGCCTCGGCCAGCGCGCGGCCCCGGTCGCCGCCGTCGTGCTCGGCCACCGCGGTGAGGGCCCACAGCCGCTGACCGGGGACGGGGTGCGCGACGAC is a genomic window of Aquipuribacter hungaricus containing:
- a CDS encoding putative bifunctional diguanylate cyclase/phosphodiesterase yields the protein MSGPDVLPDDCREALQHAAAMSDSAVLLVRDGPDGTAPTVAWLNAAAADLLSSDASSVAGRPLDSLLTAADDGPLLHTVRAQRRSARLRGADGAVHPVEVVAHPVPGQRLWALTAVAEHDGGDRGRALAEAAQAYERRFLALTEQNPVPTVLSDVGMRLAHVNDAFARMVGLPAESLLGTGWLHLVDPDDLAAVSDCAAAALQGAESDVVAALRSVDGGRRLVHLRLAPAHTPGHGPSFVGTAEDVTERVAFEQQLAYQARHDALTGLPNRAALFESLQAGLAGPAGVDPLLAVLFLDLDNFKTINDSLGHDAGDSMLVEVARRLRGAVRDGDVVTRMGGDEFVVVCHGVRDDAEAEVLARRLLDVCTRPLTVTGVLVHPSASMGVARAGVSHATAQDLLRDADIAMYDAKARGKNRFAVCDDETRVVARDTLQLLADLRAAIDTGQVTVAYQPVVEMATASDPLLSEPLPAVEALARWRHPVRGDVPPQVFVALAENHQLITGLTAHVLDAACAQLARWRTELGRLAPRRVNVNLSALQLGDPRLLGTVTGVLEKHGVPASALCLEITESAIMGDPAASRETLLALREVGVSVAIDDFGVGYSSLAYLQRLPVDHLKIDRSFVLELATGGDGTLAAAVVSLAGALGLSAIAEGVEVPEQAARLQALGCTLGQGWLWARAMTGDDLTRWVRSRSGEARDRRAPSPRGSSSQARPLPHGVPQAAP